GCTCCCGGGCTACGCCGCCGGCGAGATCCTCGGCGCCATCGGCATGACCGAGCCCAGCGTCGGCTCCGACCTCGCCAACCTGAAGACCACCGCGGTCCGCGACGGCGACGACTGGATCATCAACGGGTCGAAGACCTTCATCACCAACGGCTTCAGCGCGGACCTCGTCGTGGTCGCGGCCCGCACCAGCCCGGAGAAGAAGGCCAAGGGCATCTCGCTGTTCGGCGTCGACACCACCAAGGAGGGCTACGCGCTCGGTCGCAAGCTCGACAAGGTCGGCCAGCCCGAGTCCGACACGGCCGAGCTCTCCTTCACCAACGTGCGGGTCAGCAACGACGACCTGATCGGGCCGCTCGACACCGGCTTCATCTCGATGATGCAGTTCCTACCGCAGGAGCGGCTCAACTGCGCGATCGCCAACGTCGCGCACGCGAAGCAGATCCTGCTCGAGACCATCCAGTACGCCCACGACCGCAAGGCGTTCGGGCAGTCGATCGGCAACTTCCAGTGGAACAAGTTCCTCATCGCGGAGCTCGTCACCAAGATCGAGGTCACCGAGGCGCACCTCGACCAGTGCGTGATGGCGCACACGCAGGGCAAGCTCACGCCGATCGACGCGGCCAAGGCCAAGTGGTGGACCTCGCAGGTCCAGAACGAGGTGCTCGACCACTGCGTCCAGCTGCACGGCGGCTACGGCTACATGAACGAGTACCGGGTCGCACGTGCCTGGCGCGACGCGCGGGTCACCAAGATCTGGGCCGGCTCGAACGAGATCATGAAGGAGCTCATCGGTCGCGACCTCGGCTTCTGATCGAGCACCTGCGCAACTCTTCTGAAGACCCCCGCAATCTCCGGATTGCGGGGGTCTTCAGGCTCGTAATCCGGACTAGACCGCGCGTGTCACACTCGTAACCGCAGCACCAACAGCGTCGTCAGTCACAAACCGGACAGCAGTGAAATCGGCGCCGACCAGGCGTTTCCCGCGTGGGACAGGGCTTTCTGTCAGTTCCCGGGTCGCGCGGCCGACCCGGGCAGGCAAGCAGGGGGAAACCCGACCCGAACGACGTCCGAATTGCGCCTCGTAGTCCTGCCGGGTGGTTCTAACGGATTCCGTTGACGCTCGTCTCCGGGCGGGTGAACTATTCGCTGGCTCCCACCGCTCGGTGGGGGACAGGGGAACCACGGGGGTAACACGCATGTCCGAACACTCTGCCGGTACGCGCCGAGCTCGTCGCTCGCGCCTGCGGCTCGCCATCTTCGTCGGGGTCCTGGTCGGTGCGCTCGGCATCGCCTCCCCGGCTCTCGCGCTCCTCGGCGTCGTGCTGCCGATCCCGAGCGCGGGCAACCCGACCACGGCAGTGACCGTCCACGTCGAGGACAACACCGGCACCGACGTCACGCCGAACAAGACGGTCGACCTCGGAGGGACCAACCCCTCGGGCGTCGGAGGCGTGACCAACCTGCTCGGCGGACTGACCCAGGCCGGCACCAGCCTCACCTCGCTGCTCAACGGCCTGAAGGGCGGAGCGGCCGTCGCTGCTCCTGTCGTCCAGGCGAAGGCCACCGAGGCCTCGATGACGGCGATCAACAACCTGAAGACCCGCGCCGAGAACACGATCGCTGCCGCCGCGGCGCTCGACCTCGAGGGTGCTCAGGACGAGCTTCTCGCCAACGTCACCGACATCCAGAGCCAGGCCACCGGAGAGGTCGCCGGTCTGCTCCCGCTGGCACTGACCACCGGCCTGCAGGTCGCGCAGAACATCGTCACCCCCGTCTGCGGTCTGCTCGCGGTGCCGTCGTCGCTGATCCCCGGCGTCGGCGTGGACACCACGCGCCTGTGGACCGCTGCCGCCCCGGTGATCCAGCAGACCGACCAGAACACCAACAAGCTCCTGCGTGACTCGTACTCGAACCTGTACGACCAGACGCTCGCGTCCGTGAACAGCATCCCGACCGCCGGCCCGATCGCCAGCGCTCTCCTGCTGCTGCTCAAGTACAACTGGACGACCAGCTACACCGCGCCCGGCTCGACGACCCCCATCGTCACCACCACCAAGGCGCTGATGAACGTCCCGACCCCGATCGACGTCGACAACGACGGCCTGTTCGACCTCTGCGGCACCACGAGCTTCGCGCTCACCGGTTCCGGCACCTCGATCTCGGGCATCAAGGTCACCCAGTCGATCACCAAGATGCCGCTCGCCAAGCCGGTCCTGCCGGTGCAGATCAGCGGTGGCCTGCTCAACGTCATCAACTTCGGCTACAACACCACCGAGTCGACCGCGCCGGTCATCTACACCTCGGCCGCGACGATCGACACCGCCAGCGGTGGTGGCCTGAACATCGACAACACCTACTCGGTGCACCGTGGCAAGAACCTGGTGATCCCGCCGGTCTCGCTGGCCGCGCTGAACCTCACCACCGGTGACCTGCCGACGTTCCCGCCGTTGCTGACCGACGCCCCGAAGCCGATCGTCACCAACGAGGTCTGCATCGGTGCCTGCTCGGGCATCGCGATCCGGGACCGGTTCGAGAACGTCCCGGCGACCACGCACGTCGACGGCCCGATCGCCTCGGCCGGTGTGAAGGTGAATTACTCGGCCCCGACCGAGTCGGACTCCTACAGCCACGCCTTCGCGCTCGGCACCAGCATCACGCTGGGTGGCTCGGCCGGTCGCGACGCCGCGGCCACCGAGACGCCGAACCTCGGTTCCACCACGGCGCCCAAGACGTTCAGCACCTGCCTCTCGATCACGGACGGCACCTGCTCGCCGAACTCCGCGTCGACCGACAAGTTCTCGACGTCCTTCACCGCGAGCTCCAAGACCCTGGCCGAGCAGAACGTGGCCATCGGGGGAGCTGCGGTCAACACCTGCACCGGCGTCGCCGCCCTCGGTGCGACTTCCCACATCCTGGGTACGTCGTTCAACGGCAGCGCCACCCCGTCGACCGCCACGGTCGGCTCGGGTCGCCTCGCCCTCGACTCCGCCGGTGCGCCGGCCGAGGGCTGCATCGCGGGTGGCTCGGTCCTGGCCCTGACGGGTCTGCCGAACTACACGCTGCCGACCGGTTTCTCCGCGAACAACCGTCGTGCGACGTACCACAACACGTCGACCTTCGGTCTGCTCACTGGTACCCCGATCGACTCCAAGACCGGCACCATCACCTGCCCCGCAGGCACGGCCGTCGGCTACAGCTCGCTGTCGCCGCTCGGCACGTACAACCTGCAGCCGGTGATCTGCTCGATCCCGCCGGTCAACACGGTCGCCCCCGCGATCACGGGCCAGGCCTACCAGCAGGCCACCCTCACCGCGAACAACGGCACCTGGACGCCGGCCGCGCCGAACGCTCCGACGTTCACCTACGCGTGGCAGCGCTGCAACGCCGCGGGTGCCAGCTGTGCTCCGATCGCGGGTGAGACCGCCTCGACGTACACCCAGGTGGCGGCCGACCTCGGC
The DNA window shown above is from Marmoricola sp. OAE513 and carries:
- a CDS encoding acyl-CoA dehydrogenase family protein, whose product is MERTIYEDDHEAFRASVKEFLDREVTPHVEEYAEAHALPREFWLGAGKQGFLGLEIPEEYGGSEAGDYRFNAVLAEEMAKVNMALASCTGIHADIVAPYLVHLTNDEQKKRWLPGYAAGEILGAIGMTEPSVGSDLANLKTTAVRDGDDWIINGSKTFITNGFSADLVVVAARTSPEKKAKGISLFGVDTTKEGYALGRKLDKVGQPESDTAELSFTNVRVSNDDLIGPLDTGFISMMQFLPQERLNCAIANVAHAKQILLETIQYAHDRKAFGQSIGNFQWNKFLIAELVTKIEVTEAHLDQCVMAHTQGKLTPIDAAKAKWWTSQVQNEVLDHCVQLHGGYGYMNEYRVARAWRDARVTKIWAGSNEIMKELIGRDLGF